AGCGTGTCTATGGTGATGAGGAAGACGTCGGGGGCGGAGGAGGGCTGGGCAGCGAGGGCAGCGGCCGGGAGCAGGAGGAGAATCAGCAAGAGCTGGCCGCGGAGTCGCATCACTCCGCCAGCCTAGCACAGGCGCCGGGAGCGAAAACCTCGGACGCCGGCCTCAAGTATAATTTTGGGCTGAATGAATCTGCGCTTCCGCTTCCGGTCCGCGACCTCTCTCGTTGTCCTTCTGCTCGCCACCGCCGTGGGTCATGCGGCCGCGCCGCCGCCTGCCATCAACGTGGTTGTCATCACCATCGACACGCTGCGCGCCGACCACCTGGGCTGCTACGGATACAAGGCGGCCGAGACCCCCAACCTCGATCAACT
The Terriglobales bacterium genome window above contains:
- a CDS encoding sulfatase-like hydrolase/transferase, which encodes MNLRFRFRSATSLVVLLLATAVGHAAAPPPAINVVVITIDTLRADHLGCYGYKAAETPNLDQLAAEGVRFERAYTPVPITLPSHAVIFTGTYPMYSGMH